The Sphingomicrobium sp. genome has a window encoding:
- the recG gene encoding ATP-dependent DNA helicase RecG produces the protein MRPEILNPLFTEVEALPGVGPQVAKLLKKLGISRAVDLLYHLPTGSIERVAAPAASAALLGRNVILELTPFDSRGPRPGGRGPTRVYASDREGNTISLTYFNNPGWAKKSLPMGETRTVSGKLEAYGDEWQIIHPEVAEPGKGAAPQLREAVYPLTEGLTNKRIGQLVRDALERAPELPEWIEPGLLGREGWSGWRGSLALLHREPSAEQARKRLAYDEIFANQLALLLLRQSQRRHRTVPLPGTGALIGKLSLPYELTGAQRRVIGEIHGDMAQSAPMLRLLQGDVGSGKTLVALMAMLAAVESGAQAALLAPTEILARQHHATLLKQLDSIGVRVAILTGREKGRARDSVLMGLADGSIDILVGTHAIFQEKVGYKKLGLAVIDEQHRFGVSQRLLLASKAEHPPHLLVMTATPIPRTLTLTQYGEMDVSRIDEMPPGRTPIETRVISDEKLPEIVEGLGRHIASGGQAYWVCPLVEESEKSDAAAAEERARVLQQRFGADKIGLVHGRMKGPEKDDVMGRFASGELAVLVATTVIEVGVDVPNATLMIVEGAERFGLAQLHQLRGRVGRGSGKSTCLLIRGGNLTEVGRARLSLMRESNDGFRIAEEDLRLRGPGEILGTRQSGEEAFRAATPEDVASLAPIAQSDAQLLLDHDGGLKGERGQAARICLYLFERDQAVGLIRSG, from the coding sequence ATGCGGCCCGAAATCCTCAACCCCTTGTTCACCGAGGTGGAGGCGCTGCCCGGAGTCGGGCCGCAGGTCGCCAAGCTGCTCAAGAAGCTGGGCATCAGCCGTGCCGTCGACCTGCTCTATCATCTGCCGACCGGCTCGATCGAACGAGTTGCCGCGCCGGCCGCCAGCGCGGCGCTGCTCGGGCGCAATGTGATCCTTGAGCTGACGCCGTTCGACAGCCGCGGCCCGCGGCCGGGCGGGCGCGGACCGACGCGCGTCTACGCCTCCGATCGCGAGGGCAACACCATCTCCCTCACCTATTTCAACAATCCGGGCTGGGCGAAGAAAAGCCTGCCCATGGGCGAGACGCGCACGGTCTCGGGCAAGCTCGAGGCTTATGGCGACGAGTGGCAGATCATCCATCCGGAAGTCGCGGAGCCGGGCAAGGGGGCGGCGCCGCAGCTCCGCGAGGCGGTCTATCCGCTGACCGAGGGACTGACCAACAAGAGGATCGGGCAGCTGGTGCGCGATGCGCTCGAACGCGCGCCGGAGCTGCCGGAGTGGATCGAGCCGGGGCTGCTCGGGCGCGAGGGCTGGAGCGGGTGGCGCGGCTCGCTCGCGCTGCTTCATCGCGAACCTTCGGCCGAGCAGGCGCGCAAGCGGCTCGCCTATGACGAAATCTTCGCCAACCAGTTGGCCTTGCTCCTGCTTCGGCAATCGCAGCGGCGGCATCGCACGGTGCCGCTGCCGGGCACCGGAGCGCTGATTGGCAAGCTCAGCCTGCCCTATGAACTCACGGGCGCCCAGCGGCGCGTGATTGGCGAGATCCACGGCGACATGGCGCAGAGCGCGCCGATGCTTCGCCTGCTGCAGGGCGATGTCGGGTCGGGCAAGACGCTGGTCGCGCTTATGGCCATGCTTGCCGCGGTCGAGAGCGGGGCACAGGCGGCGCTGCTGGCGCCGACCGAGATCCTCGCGCGGCAGCATCATGCGACCTTGCTCAAGCAACTCGACAGCATCGGCGTCCGCGTCGCGATCCTGACCGGGCGCGAGAAAGGGAGGGCTCGTGACAGTGTGCTGATGGGCCTTGCCGACGGCTCGATCGACATCCTCGTCGGCACCCATGCGATCTTCCAGGAGAAGGTCGGGTACAAGAAGCTCGGCCTTGCTGTGATCGACGAGCAGCATCGGTTCGGCGTGTCGCAGCGGCTGCTGCTCGCGTCGAAGGCCGAGCATCCGCCGCACCTGCTCGTGATGACCGCAACGCCGATCCCGCGGACCCTGACGCTGACCCAATATGGTGAGATGGACGTCAGCCGCATCGATGAGATGCCGCCGGGACGAACGCCGATCGAAACGCGGGTGATCAGCGACGAGAAGCTGCCGGAGATCGTCGAAGGACTAGGCCGGCACATCGCCTCGGGCGGGCAGGCCTATTGGGTGTGCCCGCTGGTCGAGGAGAGCGAGAAGAGCGACGCCGCCGCGGCTGAGGAGCGGGCGCGGGTGCTCCAGCAGCGGTTCGGCGCCGACAAGATCGGCTTGGTGCATGGGCGCATGAAGGGGCCGGAAAAGGACGATGTGATGGGGCGCTTCGCCTCGGGCGAGCTGGCCGTCCTCGTGGCGACGACGGTCATCGAGGTCGGCGTCGACGTGCCGAACGCGACTTTGATGATCGTCGAGGGGGCGGAGCGGTTCGGGCTGGCCCAGCTTCACCAGCTGCGCGGGCGCGTCGGGCGCGGGTCGGGCAAGAGCACCTGCCTGCTGATCCGCGGCGGCAATTTGACCGAGGTCGGCCGCGCCCGCCTGTCGCTGATGCGCGAGAGCAATGACGGTTTCCGGATCGCCGAGGAAGATCTTCGCCTGCGCGGCCCCGGCGAGATCCTGGGCACGCGCCAGTCGGGAGAGGAGGCGTTCCGGGCCGCGACGCCGGAGGATGTCGCAAGCTTGGCGCCGATCGCCCAGAGCGACGCGCAGCTGCTGCTCGACCACGACGGCGGGCTGAAGGGCGAGCGCGGCCAGGCGGCGCGCATCTGCCTTTATCTGTTCGAACGCGACCAGGCCGTCGGCCTCATCAGATCAGGATAG
- a CDS encoding succinate dehydrogenase assembly factor 2: MHAMPSDPELKRLAWRAHHRGTKEADLLIGGFFDAHHESWSAEERALFADLLEEQDVDIMAWALGTAEAPERFAGSMLNALKTLDYVPVSR, encoded by the coding sequence ATGCACGCCATGCCATCCGACCCCGAACTGAAGCGCCTGGCGTGGCGCGCGCACCATCGCGGCACCAAGGAAGCCGACCTGCTGATCGGTGGGTTCTTCGATGCGCACCATGAAAGCTGGAGCGCGGAGGAGCGCGCCTTGTTCGCCGACCTGCTCGAAGAACAGGATGTCGACATCATGGCCTGGGCGCTCGGAACCGCAGAGGCGCCCGAGCGGTTCGCCGGTTCGATGCTGAATGCGCTGAAGACGCTCGATTACGTGCCGGTTTCCCGATGA
- a CDS encoding DMT family transporter → MPAAPLLPILLVLFAGGMIALQAPTNAILARAGGSPVLAALISFAVGTVALLAAWVASGNRPGTAAFGNLPAYAWIGGLYGAIYVAVAAYAAPRIGVAALITIGIAGQIAVALLLDHFGALGLAREPINIGRVAGAVLVVAGVVLVRRS, encoded by the coding sequence ATGCCAGCAGCGCCACTTCTGCCGATCCTGCTCGTGCTGTTCGCGGGCGGGATGATTGCGCTCCAGGCGCCAACCAACGCGATCCTTGCCCGCGCCGGGGGATCGCCGGTGCTCGCCGCGCTGATTTCCTTCGCGGTGGGCACCGTCGCATTGCTTGCGGCCTGGGTCGCCAGCGGCAACCGGCCGGGCACGGCAGCCTTCGGCAACTTGCCGGCCTACGCCTGGATCGGCGGGCTTTACGGCGCCATCTATGTCGCCGTTGCCGCTTATGCAGCGCCCCGGATCGGCGTTGCCGCGCTGATCACTATCGGCATTGCCGGGCAGATTGCCGTTGCGTTGCTGCTCGACCATTTCGGGGCGCTCGGGCTGGCACGCGAGCCGATCAACATCGGCCGGGTGGCGGGCGCCGTTCTCGTCGTTGCCGGGGTCGTGCTCGTCCGCCGCAGCTAG
- the mfd gene encoding transcription-repair coupling factor: MSEPLQRVLRANQPLTLAGVPSGFLPWLAADLARAAHGTSGGGRAVVIVADEAAMRALAETVPLFAPEVEVLSLPGWDCLPYDRASPALRVMAERLATLSALQVKREKPQLVVATASAASQRLLTPFRVRQLTRRIAEGERIEREALIEQLNALGYQRSDAVAEHGEYAVRGSLIDLYPAGEEQALRVDFFGDEIDSMRRFDPVDQRSTDKADAFTLMPASEALLDAESIKRFRSRYREKFGARATEDPLYQALSEGRRMSGMEHWMPLLEDKLATLFDHLGEHDLVIRDAAADKALDSRQEAIEDYYQNRVRAMAAEPGSYRPLEPDTLYLGKDDWSAFLTDRPIHLASPFHEPESELIIDFGVDPARDFAPERTQQSNIYEAVAKHIADLRRGGRKVVLASYTRGARERLSGLLEDHGVKSQKQADSWQEALGSKAQPALLVLPLDHGFTTPDVAVLTEQDMLGDRLVRRRKKRKAAAAFLEELATLSPGDLVVHADHGIGRYEGLTQIPVSKVPHDCVALEYAKGNKLYVPVENIELLTRYGSESEGVTLDSLGGEAWQRRKSKMKERIREIAGELIKVAAMRATRPGVIAEPDASYPQFVDRFPYEETDDQDRAISDVIEDLGAGRPMDRLVCGDVGFGKTEVALRAAFVMAMSGKQVALICPTTLLARQHYKNFEERLHGFPLKVGRLSRLVTAAEAKKTKEGLADGTVDIVIGTHAILAKSIEFKRLGLVIVDEEQHFGVAHKERLKALKNDVHVLTLTATPIPRTLQMAMSGLRELSVIQTPPVDRLAVRTYVTPFDGVVLREALLREHFRGGQSFFVVPRVADLPDMEEWLRDQVPEVKFITAHGQMSPTEVEERMSAFYDRKYDVLLSTTIVESGLDIPSANTLIVYRSDRFGLAQLYQLRGRVGRSKTRAYAYLTMPANRSITEAAQKRLQVLSELDNLGAGFQLASHDLDIRGAGNLLGDEQSGHIKEVGFELYQSMLEDAIVEVKAGGTAPREEFTPQISVDAPIMIPEEYVPDLDLRMGLYRRLGELDDRNAIEAFAAELIDRFGALPEETGNLLKIVEVKLNCRDAMVAKLDTGPKGAVVTFAESGFPDIAGLLAYIDRLKGAAKLRPDSKLALSREWASADARLNGALQLSRGLARVAAAGEKKQAA; this comes from the coding sequence ATGAGCGAACCGCTCCAGCGCGTCCTCCGCGCCAACCAGCCGCTTACCCTCGCGGGCGTGCCCTCCGGCTTCCTGCCGTGGCTTGCCGCCGACCTCGCGCGCGCGGCTCACGGGACGAGCGGCGGCGGCCGCGCCGTGGTCATCGTCGCCGACGAAGCGGCGATGCGCGCGCTTGCCGAAACCGTGCCCCTGTTCGCGCCGGAGGTCGAAGTCCTCTCCCTCCCCGGCTGGGACTGCCTGCCCTACGACCGCGCGTCCCCGGCACTCCGGGTGATGGCCGAGCGGCTCGCCACCTTGAGCGCGCTGCAGGTCAAGCGCGAAAAGCCGCAACTCGTGGTCGCGACAGCCAGCGCGGCGTCGCAGCGTCTCCTCACCCCCTTCCGTGTCCGCCAGCTCACCCGCCGCATCGCCGAGGGCGAGCGGATCGAGCGCGAAGCGCTGATCGAGCAGCTCAATGCATTGGGCTACCAGCGCAGCGACGCGGTCGCGGAGCATGGGGAATATGCCGTTCGCGGCTCGCTGATCGACCTCTATCCCGCCGGCGAGGAGCAGGCGCTCCGCGTCGATTTCTTCGGCGACGAGATCGACAGCATGCGGCGCTTCGACCCCGTCGACCAGCGCTCGACCGACAAGGCGGACGCGTTCACGCTCATGCCCGCATCCGAAGCCCTGCTTGACGCCGAGAGCATCAAGCGCTTCCGCTCGCGCTACCGCGAGAAGTTCGGCGCCCGCGCGACCGAAGACCCGCTCTACCAGGCGCTGTCCGAAGGCCGGCGGATGAGCGGCATGGAGCATTGGATGCCGCTCCTGGAAGACAAGCTGGCGACGCTCTTCGACCATCTCGGCGAGCACGACCTCGTGATCCGCGACGCGGCCGCCGACAAGGCGCTCGACTCCCGGCAGGAAGCGATCGAGGATTATTATCAGAACCGCGTCCGGGCGATGGCCGCGGAACCCGGCAGCTATCGTCCGCTCGAGCCCGACACCCTGTACCTCGGCAAGGACGACTGGTCCGCCTTCCTCACCGACCGGCCGATTCATCTCGCCTCGCCCTTCCACGAGCCGGAGTCCGAGCTGATCATCGACTTCGGCGTCGATCCGGCCCGCGATTTCGCGCCCGAGCGCACGCAGCAGTCGAACATCTACGAAGCCGTTGCCAAGCACATCGCTGACCTCCGCCGCGGCGGCCGCAAGGTCGTGCTCGCGAGCTACACGCGCGGCGCCCGCGAGCGGCTCTCCGGCCTACTCGAAGATCATGGGGTCAAGAGCCAGAAGCAGGCCGACAGCTGGCAGGAAGCGCTCGGTTCCAAAGCCCAGCCCGCCCTGCTCGTCCTGCCGCTCGACCACGGCTTCACCACGCCCGACGTCGCCGTCCTCACCGAGCAGGACATGCTCGGCGACCGGCTCGTCCGCCGCCGCAAGAAGCGCAAGGCCGCCGCCGCCTTCCTCGAGGAGCTGGCGACCCTCTCGCCCGGCGACCTCGTCGTTCACGCCGACCACGGCATCGGCCGCTACGAGGGCCTGACGCAGATCCCCGTCAGCAAGGTGCCGCACGACTGCGTCGCGCTCGAATATGCCAAGGGCAACAAGCTCTACGTCCCGGTCGAGAATATCGAGCTGCTGACCCGCTACGGCAGCGAGAGCGAGGGCGTGACGCTCGACAGCCTCGGCGGTGAAGCCTGGCAGCGCCGCAAGTCCAAGATGAAAGAGCGGATCCGCGAAATCGCGGGTGAGCTCATCAAGGTCGCCGCCATGCGCGCGACGCGCCCCGGCGTCATTGCCGAGCCCGACGCCAGCTATCCACAATTCGTCGACCGTTTCCCCTATGAGGAGACCGACGATCAGGACCGGGCGATCTCCGACGTCATCGAGGACCTGGGCGCGGGCCGCCCAATGGACCGGCTGGTCTGCGGCGATGTCGGCTTCGGCAAGACCGAGGTCGCGCTTCGCGCCGCCTTCGTCATGGCCATGTCCGGCAAGCAGGTCGCGCTGATCTGCCCTACGACCCTGCTGGCTCGCCAGCACTACAAGAACTTCGAGGAGCGGCTCCACGGCTTCCCGCTGAAGGTCGGCCGCCTGTCGCGCCTGGTCACCGCCGCGGAAGCAAAGAAGACCAAGGAAGGCCTTGCCGACGGCACTGTCGACATCGTCATCGGCACGCACGCGATCCTCGCCAAGAGCATCGAGTTCAAGCGCCTGGGCCTCGTGATCGTCGACGAGGAGCAGCACTTCGGCGTCGCTCACAAGGAGCGGCTCAAGGCGCTCAAGAACGACGTCCATGTGCTGACGCTCACCGCGACGCCGATCCCGCGCACGCTGCAGATGGCGATGAGCGGCCTTCGCGAGCTGTCCGTCATCCAGACCCCGCCAGTCGACCGCCTGGCGGTCCGCACCTACGTCACGCCGTTCGACGGCGTCGTCCTTCGCGAGGCTTTGCTGCGCGAGCATTTCCGTGGCGGTCAAAGCTTCTTCGTCGTGCCGCGCGTCGCCGACTTGCCGGACATGGAAGAATGGCTCCGCGACCAGGTGCCGGAAGTGAAGTTCATCACCGCCCACGGCCAGATGAGCCCGACCGAGGTCGAGGAGCGGATGAGCGCCTTTTACGACCGCAAGTATGACGTGCTGCTGTCGACGACGATCGTCGAAAGCGGCCTCGACATTCCAAGCGCCAATACGCTGATCGTCTACCGTTCCGACCGCTTCGGCCTCGCCCAGCTTTATCAGCTGCGCGGCCGCGTCGGCCGGTCGAAGACCCGCGCTTATGCCTATCTGACGATGCCGGCGAACCGCTCGATCACCGAAGCCGCGCAGAAGCGCCTCCAGGTGCTCAGCGAACTCGACAATCTCGGCGCCGGCTTCCAGCTCGCCAGCCACGACCTCGACATTCGCGGCGCCGGCAATTTGCTCGGCGACGAGCAGTCCGGACACATCAAGGAAGTCGGGTTCGAGCTCTACCAATCGATGCTCGAGGACGCGATTGTCGAGGTGAAGGCCGGCGGCACTGCGCCGCGCGAGGAATTCACGCCGCAGATCAGCGTCGATGCGCCAATCATGATCCCGGAAGAATATGTCCCCGATCTTGACCTGCGCATGGGCCTGTACCGCCGCCTCGGCGAGCTCGACGACCGCAATGCCATCGAGGCGTTCGCGGCCGAGCTGATCGACCGTTTCGGCGCGCTCCCGGAGGAAACCGGAAACCTCCTCAAGATCGTCGAGGTCAAGCTGAACTGCCGCGACGCGATGGTGGCGAAGCTCGACACCGGGCCGAAGGGCGCGGTCGTCACTTTCGCGGAAAGCGGCTTCCCGGACATCGCCGGCCTGCTCGCCTACATCGATCGCCTGAAGGGCGCGGCCAAGCTACGCCCCGACAGCAAGCTTGCGCTTTCGCGCGAATGGGCGAGCGCCGATGCGCGGCTGAACGGCGCGCTGCAGCTCTCGCGCGGGCTCGCCCGGGTCGCTGCTGCCGGCGAGAAGAAGCAGGCGGCCTGA